The window tatatacaggagtaccagtactgagtcgatgtgcaggggcacgaggtaagaacatggctgcatacaggagtaccagtactgagtggatgtgcaggggtacgaggtaagaacatggctgtatacaggagtaccagtactgagctcgatgtgcagggtacgaggtaataacatggctatatacagggagtaccagtactgagtcgatgtgcagggggcaCGAGGTGaagaacatggctgtatacagggagtaccagtactgagtcgatgtgcagggggtacgaggtaagagacatggctgtatacagggagtaccagtactgagtcgagtgtgcagggggtacgaggtaagaaacatggctgtatacagggagtaccagtactgagtcgatgtgcaggggcacgaggtaataacatggcatatacagggagtaccagtactgagtcgatgtgcaggggtacgaggtaagaacatggctgtatacagggagtaccagtactgagtcgatgtgcaggggcgaggtaataacatggctatatacaggagtaccagtactgagtcgatgtgcaggggcaACGAGGTGaagaacatggctgtatacagggagtaccagtactggagtcgatgtgcagggggtacgaggtaataacatggctatatacaggagtaccagtactgagtcgatgtgcaggggtacgaggtaagaacatggctgtatacaggagtaccagtactgagtcgatgtgcagggggtagaggtaagaacatggctgtatacaggagtaccagtactgagtcgatgtgcaggggcagaggtaataacatggctgtatacagggagtaccagtactgagtggatgtgcagggggtacgaggtaataacatggctgtatacagggagtaccagtactgagtggatgtgcaggggtaccaggtaagaacatggctgtatacagggagtaccagtactgagtcgatgtgcagggggtacgaggtaataacatggctatatacagggagtaccagtactgagtggatgtgcaggggtacgaggtaataacatggctatatacaggagtaccagtactgagtggatgtgcagggtacgaggtaagaacatggctgtatacaggagtaccagtactgagtcgatgtgcatgggtacgaggtaataacatggctatatacagggagtaccagtactggagtcgatgtgcagggcacgaggtaagaacatggctgtatacagggagtaccagtactgagtcgatgtgcagggggtacgaggtaagaacatggctgtatacagggagtaccagtactggagtcgatgtgcagggggtacgaggtaataacatggctgtatacagggagtaccagtactgagtggatgtgcagggggaacgaggtaagaacatggctgtatacagggagtaccagtactgagtcgatgtgcaggggtacgaggtaataacatggctatatacagggagtaccagtactgagtcgatgtgcaggggtacgaggtaagaacatggctgtatacaggagtaccagtactgagtcgatgtgcaggggagtcgaggtaagaacatggctgtatacaggagtaccagtactgagtgtcgatgtgcagggtacgaggtaataacatggctgtatacagggagtaccagtactggagtggatgtgcagggtacgaggtaataacatggctatatacagggagtaccagtactgagtggatgtgcagggggtacgaggtaataacatggctatatacagggagtaccagtactgagtggatgtgcaggggtaccaggtaagaacatggctgtatacagggagtaccagtactgagtcgatgtgcagggggtacgaggtaataacatggctatatacagggagtaccagtactgagtggatgtgcaggggtaccaggtaagaacatggctgtatacagggagtaccagtactgagtcgatgtgcaggggtacgaggtaattgaggtagatatgtacatatactgtaggtaggggtaaagtgagtGCCAAAAgcgtagccatttgattagctatttagcagtcttatagtttagaggtagaagctgttcagggtcctgttgattccagacttggtgcatcggtaccacttgccatgcggtagcagagtgaaaagtctatgacttgggtggctggagtctttgacaatttttagggccttcctctgacaccgcctggtatagaggtcctggatggcaggaagcttggccccagtgatgtactgggccgtacgcactaccctctgtagcgacttacggttggatgccaagcagttgccataccaggcggtgatgcagccagtcaggatgctctcgatggtgcagctgtagttcttttggaggatctgagggcccatgccaaatcttttcagactcctgagggggaagaggcgttgtcgtacCTCTTCACAACTGCATGAGTATGTTTCTGGACGATGTTAAGTCCTTAgttatgtggacaccaaggaacatgaagctctcgacctgctccactacagccctgtcgatatagatgggggcgtgcttggccctccgtttcctgttgTCCACTATCAGCTCCTTGGTTTTGCTGAGGATTAGGGAcatgttgttgtcctggcaccacactgacaATCTCCTTTCCTGTTTTTCATGTCAGAGTTATGGGAATGTTGGAGACATGTCCTCCCCTCGCCTCTCAGCGCCAACTTGGCtgatttaaaaatacatttatttttactcgttattcactgtgtcacAATTTCTATTTCCATTTTcatctttatctttaactctgcatgaCTGTAAAAGGTGGTCAGTCTAGCATGGGGGTAGTTTGGTGAATGGTGTATTCTCATGTTTTATCAAATGTTGTCTCTTAATGTGTCTCTAATATATTACTAGGCTACAGTGTGTTGTTAGCCAAGCCAGTCACCTATTGCAAAATGAAAGTGCAGTTTAGGGGTAGAATAAGGCCATACTGGGTTATGAGTTTACTGGCAGAAAGTACATGACATATTCAGAGACCCTCCTTGAGAAATGTTCCTATTAATCTGGTTTGTTTGAAGGTTGGCTGAGTTTGCTGTTTTTATTCTGTATCATTAGGTTGGCTGAGTTGCTGTTTTTAATCTGTATCATTAGGTTGGCTGAGTTTGCTGTTTTTAATCTGTATCATTAGGTTGGCTGAGTTTGCTGTTTTTAATCTATATCATTAGGTTGGCTGAGTTTGCTGTTTTTAATCTGTATCATTAGGTTGGCTGAGTTGCTGTTTTTATTTGACTATTTGGTTTTACGTTCGAGCAAAAAAAAGATGTTGAAACTTAATGAACATGAAACCCTAGACAACTAATTCTAAAAGAGAAAGTGTGAGAACTGAGAACAATCTCCTTTCCTGTTTTTCATGTCGGAGTTATGGGAATGTTGGAGACATGTCCTCCCCTCGCCTCTGCGCCAACTTGGCTGATTTATAGATTTCCTCCCTTTCTATGTTCAGAATAATACTGTGTGTTCTCTTCTCTGAGAGACCCAGTAACCAGACAGACTGACACCATGGGCTGTGAGAGAGGGTTGTTCCTGACTGCTGCTCTGCTGGCTGTCTTTTCATGCAGTAAGTGTATTCTTCTACAATAATGGCTTTTCTCAATAAGAAAATATGACCTACACTGCATTCTACTTGCTTTCAGGTGTTTATTGGCATGACGGTTCCAAAGCCAAACAAACAAAATCTCTCTGCAAACTCTttttgaattgatttgaattATTTGGTCGCCTATGAATTACCATTAGACTTTTTGAAGAACCCTTAGGCCGATTTCTGTTCTGATTTTCTATGACTGAATTGCCTGTTCCTAAAACGCTTATCAGATCAAAGATATCTATGCACCTATCGACATGTTTAGATCCAGATTTATGATTCTCTATCTGCGGCCTATGTTCAGGTGATGCTATCACCGGCGGGCGAGAGGCGGAGGCCCACTCCCGTCCCTACATGGCCTCGCTGCAGGTCGCCGACGGCGGCAGGATGAAACATGAGTGCGGAGGGTTTCTGGTGGCTGATCAGTGGGTGATGAGTGCCGCCCACTGCTTTCTCTCTGGGTGAGTTCGCCTGTAGTGGAGGTTATCATGTTTCTACGCTACCGGTATTATAAGAATATTTTACCGTAGTACAAGTTCACAGTATATGCACAATCAATTACAGTAAATGGAAAATTTGAAAATAAAATGATGCTCCAATTGTCCAGTCAAACTGATGCACACATTATATGAACTGCATTTTGCAACACATTATTAATTTGACGACCTATTTAAAATGTTTATGAAGTTGAAGCTGATGAAATTATTCACtggtcagggcagtctatatcaacaacatcatcatcatcaccatcatgatcaccatcatcatcatcatcatcatcatcagttgtTGTAACTGAAATTTGTTTGTGCTGTTTGTTTTGATTGACAGGTCAGAAGGGAGGAAGGTCGTCCTAGGGGCTCACTCTCTGAACGAACCAGAGGATTCTAAACAAACTTTTGACATTGTTCAAGTGTTCAGTCACCCTGCTTTCAGCATATCTAActatgataatgacattgctttGGTCAAGGTAAGTCACATACcagtctccctctgtgtctctctgtgtctctcctctgtgtcagtCTCCTCGTACTGTCAGGTCAGTGCAACCCAACTCCAACAGTTGGTTTTAAGACCAGCTTGTGGTTTGCCTCCCAATTGGTACCCTATTACCGTCAccgtgcactactttggaccactTTGACTACTtttgggtcaaaagtagtgcactatagaagtaggggtgccatttggggaacACGCTTACATGTTCTCTTGCCTCAGACCAAAACATTTTTTATCTATGATTGGCAGCTGGACCCGGCCAATCGTGGCCAGTGATGCTGTAAAGTCCCTGAAGTTCCAGCGTGACAGTGCAGCTGACCCAGACACGGACCAGGAAGTCAACACGGCGGGGGTGGGGGTCACTGAACAACCTGGGGTCACGACCTGACAAGCTACAGGAACTGGTCATCGCTGTGATGAACCGTGTTCGATGCGGCCGCAGTGACTACTATGGCAGGAAGTTCACCAACAACATGCTGTGTGCTGCCAGCACACGCAGCGACACCTGTGATGTAAGTCTACCACATAATATTACGTAATATAATGTAGACTGTAAAATATACGTCTACCAGATCTTCAATATGGTCTACATGTTGTAATTACATTAATATGTCTGCATGTTGTAATTACATTAATATGTCTACATGTTCTAATTACATTAATATGTCTACATGTTCTAATTACATTAATATGTCTACATGTTCTAATTACATTAATATGTCTACATGTTGTAATTACATTAATATGTCTACATGTTCTAATTACATTAATATTTCTACATGTTGTATTTACATTAATATGTCTACATGTTGTATTTACATTAATATGTCTACATGTTGTAATTACATTAATATGTCTACATGTTCTAATTACATTAATATGTCTACATGTTGTAATTACATTAATATGTCTACATGTTGTATTTACATTAATATGTCTACATGTTGTAATTACATTAATATGTCTACATGTTCTAATTACATTAATATGTCTACATGTTCTAATTACATTAATATGTCTACATGTTCTAATTACATTAATATGTCTACATGTTGTAATTACATTAATATGTCTACATGTTGTATTTACATTAATATGTCTACATGTTGTAATTACATTAATATGTCTACATGTTCTAATTACATTAATATGTCTACATGTTGTAATTACATTAATATGTCTACATGTTGTAATTACATTAATATGTCTACATGTTCTAATTACATTAATATGTCTACATGTTGTAATTACATTAATATGTCTACATGTTGTATTTACATTAATATGTCTACATGTTGTAATTACATTAATATGTCTACATGTTCTAATTACATTAATATGTCTACATGTTCTAATTACATTAATATGTCTACATGTTCTAATTACATTAATATGTCTACATGTTGTAATTACATTAATATGTCTACATGTTGTATTTACATTAATATGTCTACATTGACCATTTACATTAATATGTCTACATGTTGTAATTACATTAATATGTCTACATGTTCTAATTACATTAATATGTCTACATGTTCTAATTACATTAATATGTCTACATGTTGTATTTACATTAATATGTCTACATGTTGTAATTACATTAATATGTCTACATGTTGTATTTACATTAATATGTCTACATGTTGTAATTAAATTAATATGTCTACATGTTGTATTTACATTAATATGTCTACATGTTGTATTTACATTAATATGTCTACATGTTGTAATTACATTAATATGTCTACATGTTGTAATTACATTAATATGTCTACATGTTCTAATTACATTAATATGTCTACATGTTGTATTTACATTAATATGTCTACATGTTGTAATTACATTAATATGTCTACATGTTCTAATTACATTAATATTTCTACATGTTGTATTTACATTAATATGTCTACATGTTGTAATTACATTAATATGTCTACATGTTGTATTTACATTAATATGTCTACATGTTGTAATTACATTAATATGTCTACATTGACCATTTACATTAATATGTCTACATGTTGTAATTACATTAATATGTCTACATGTTGTAATTACATTAATATGTCTACATGTTCTAATTACATTAATATGTCTACATGTTCTAATTACATTAATATGTCTACATGTTGTATTTACATTAATATGTCTACATGTTGTATTTACATTAATATGTCTACATGTTCTAATTACATTAATATGTCTACATGTTGTATTTACATTAATATGTCTACATGTTGTAATTACATTAATATGTCTACATGTTGTATTTACATTAATATGTCTACATGTTCTAATTACATTAATATGTCTACATGTTGTATTTACATTAATATGTCTACATGTTGTAATTACATTAATATGTCTACATGTTGTATTTACATTAATATGTCTACATGTTGTAATTACATTAATATGTCTACATTGACCATTTACATTAATATGTCTACATGTTGTAATTACATTAATATGTCTACATGTTGTATTTACATTAATATGTCTACATGTTGTATTTACATTAATATGTCTACATGTTGTATTTACATTAATATGTCTACATGTTGTATTTACATTAATATGTCTACATGTTGTAATTACATTAATATGTCTACATGTTGTAATTACATTAATATGTCTACATGTTCTAATTACATTAATATGTCTACATGTTGTATTTACATTAATATGTCTACATGTTGTATTTACATTAATATGTCTACATGTTGTATTTACATTAATATGTCTACATGTTGTAATTACATTAATATGTCtacatgttttttttacattaataTGTCTACATGTTCTAATTACATTAATATGTCTACATGTTCTAATTACATTAATATGTCTACATGTTGTATTTACATTAATATGTCTACATGTTGTAATTACATTAATATGTCTACATGTTGTAATTACATTAATATGTCTACATGTTCTAATGACATTAATATGTCTACATCTTCCATCGATAAATTCCTGTTGATGTATGGATAGACAGAAAGAACCAATATTCCTCAATATTGTCTACTGACATTATAATTGGCTCATTCATTCCCCCTCCTGTCCCCTGTAACTATTTCCCAGgacgttgctgtaaatgagaatgtgttctcagtgaaCATACGTTATGAAATAAGGattaattaaaatatatttataaTGACAGAAATAACCTTTAGTGGTCTGAGGAATCTTCATATTGTTGCTaacgtttgagtgtgtgtgtttgtgtgtgtgtgtgtttgtgtgtgtgtgtgtgtgtgtgtgtgtgtgtgtgtgtgtgtgtgtgtgtttgtgtgtttgtgtgtttgtgtgtttttgtaaTCCCTCAGGGGGATTCTGGAGGTCCTCTCCTGTATAATGGTGTTGCAGTTGGGATCACTTCAAATGGAGGGAAGAAGTGTGGATCCAGCAAGAAGCCTGGTTTATACACCACCATCTCCCACTACAGCCAGTGGATAGACAGGACCATGACCCAGTAGAAGCCTGGTTTATACACCACCATCTCCCACTACAGCCAGTGGATAGACAGGACCATGACCCAGTAGAAGCCTGGTTATACACCACCATCTCCCACTACAGCCAGTGGATAGACAGGACCATGACCCAGTAGAAGCCTGGTTTATACACCACCATCTCCCACTACAGCCAGTGGATAGACAGGACCATGACCCAGTAGTAGGCTGGTTATACACCACCATCTCCCACTACAGCCAGTGGATAGACAGGACCATGACCCAGTAGAAGCCTGGTTATACACCACCATCTCCCACTACAGCCAGTGGATAGACAGGACCATGACCCAGTAGTAGGCTGGTTATACACCACCATCTCCCACTACAGCCAGTGGATAGACAGGACCATGACCCAGTAGAAGCCTGGTTTATACACCACCATCTCCCACTACAGCCAGTGGATAGACAGGACCATGACCCAGTAGAAGCCTGGTTTATACACCACCATCTCCCACTACAGCCAGTGGATAGACAGGACCATGACCCAGTAGAAGCCTGGTTTATACACCACCATCTCCCACTACAGCCAGTGGATAGACAGGACCATGACCCAGTAGAAGCCTGGTTATACACCACCATCTCCCCACTACAGCCAGTGGATAGACAGGACCATGACCCAGTAGAAGGCTGGTTATACACCACCATCTCCCACTACAGCCAGTGGATAGACAGGACCATGACCCCAGTAGAAGCCTGGTTTATACACCACCATCTCCCCACTACAGCCAGTGGATAGACAGGACCATGACCCAGTAGTAGCCTGGTTTATACACCACCATCTCCCCACTACAGCCAGTGGATAGACAGGACCATGACCCAGTAGAAGCCTGGTTATACACCACCATCCCCCCACTACAGCCAGTGGATAGACAGGACCATGACCCAGTAGAAGCCTGGTTTATACACCACCATCTCCCACTACAGCCAGTGGATAGACAGGACCATGACCCAGTAGAAGCCTGGTTATACACCACCATCTCCACTACAGCCAGTGGATAGACAGGACCATGACCCGGTAGAAGCCTGGTTTATACACCACCATCCCCCACTACAGCCAGTGGATAGACAGGACCATGACCCAGTAGAAGCCTGGTTATACACCACCATCTCCCACTACAGCCAGTGGATAGACAGGACCATGACCCAGTAGAAGCCTGGTTTATACACCACCATCCCCCACTACAGCCAGTGGATAGACAGGACCAACAGAAGCAGGTTATGTCCCACATGTCACCGATTTCCAcatgtagtgcacttcttttgaccaggactcATAGGACCGTGACCTAGTAATACATTAAAACAACATTCATTATATTATATCACTTAATGAAACATATAATCATACCTTATGTAAAAATCACCCCAATAAACCATTCACATGAATCAATAAAGTCTGTTGTAGTTTTGGGTCTATGTTTCATTCTAAGATATATGGGGCAAATAGACTATGAAAAGATAAAACATTTTGTGACATTCAAATGGTACATACATTATGGTTCTATTATAACCCTATCAGTGATGACATTCTGGTTCTATTATAACCCTATCAGTGATGACATTCTGGTTCTATTATAACCCTATCAGTGATGACATTCTGGTTCTATTATTACCCTATCAGTGATGACATTCTGGTTCTATTATTACCCTATCAGTGATGACATTCTGGTTCTATTATAACCCTATCAGTGATGACATTCTGGTTCTATTATAACCCTATCAGTGATGACATTCTGGTTCTATTATTACCCTATCAGTGATGACATTCTGGTTCTATTATAACCCTATCAGTGATGACATTCTGGTTCTATTATTACCCTATCAGTGATTGTGGAGGAAGAAAGCCATACAAGAAGAGATATTTATGAATTAAAGCagtataatgttgatatcatacTAATTCCACAGAGTTAGGAAGGTCATTGTCCCAGCTTTACTTTGCCGTTACTGTACATATCTTAGCATGTTGCAATAGTTAACTccaaatgacagaacaaataggTTCCAGTTGAACAATGTTTACTTCACAGTGTCAGCACAGTACATAGAGGCCATTCCACTCCGCCCCGGTTGAAAAATGACAGTAATTTCTGTGCAGATGCACTAATAAGAGAGGGACACCAGCATAAAAAAGAAGTGTAGGGTTACTTAAAACATGAACTTAAAGGACAACTCCACCACTTGTCTCGAAcaccaaaccagtgtctacaCATCTCCTcgcagaccgtgtgtgtgtgtaccggaccaaacgacagacagacatggcagaAGTCGCACCAGCACTCGCCGCCGCCGCGCCGGCCAAGGCACCCAAGAAGAAGGCAGCAGCCAAGCCCAAGAAAGCGGGACCCAGCGTAGGCGAGCTCATCGTCAAGGCTGTGACCGCCTCCAAGGAGAGGAGCGGCGTGTCCCTGGCTGCGCTCAAGAAGACGCTGGCGGCAGGCGGCTACGACGTGGAGAACAACAACTCCCACGTCAAGATCGCAGTCAAGAGCCTCGTCACCAAGGGCACCCTGGTCCAGACCAAGGGCACCGGTGCATCCGGCTCCTTCAAGCTCAACAAGAAAGCCGTCGAGGCGAAGAAGCCCGCCAAGAAAGCCGCAGTCCCCAAAGTAAAGAAGGTGGCCGCCAAGAAGCCCGCCGCGGCGAAGAAGCCCAAGAAGGTAGCAGCCAAGAAGGCCGTCGCCGCAAAGAAGTCCCCCAAGAAGGCCAAGAAGCCCGCTACACCCAAAAAGGCAGCCAAGAGCCCCAATAAGGCTACAAAGGCAGCCAAGCCCAAAGCCGCCAAGCCCAAGGCAGCCAAGGCCAAGAAGGCAGCCCCCAAGAAGAAGTAAacctatgtggtcctctgtagcatattattattattatgtgactCATTTCAGAAAACTAGCCttatgtcgtgtgtcactacttcacaggaga is drawn from Coregonus clupeaformis isolate EN_2021a chromosome 25, ASM2061545v1, whole genome shotgun sequence and contains these coding sequences:
- the LOC121539698 gene encoding histone H1-like; this encodes MAEVAPALAAAAPAKAPKKKAAAKPKKAGPSVGELIVKAVTASKERSGVSLAALKKTLAAGGYDVENNNSHVKIAVKSLVTKGTLVQTKGTGASGSFKLNKKAVEAKKPAKKAAVPKVKKVAAKKPAAAKKPKKVAAKKAVAAKKSPKKAKKPATPKKAAKSPNKATKAAKPKAAKPKAAKAKKAAPKKK
- the LOC121556989 gene encoding LOW QUALITY PROTEIN: complement factor D (The sequence of the model RefSeq protein was modified relative to this genomic sequence to represent the inferred CDS: deleted 1 base in 1 codon), giving the protein MGCERGLFLTAALLAVFSCSDAITGGREAEAHSRPYMASLQVADGGRMKHECGGFLVADQWVMSAAHCFLSGSEGRKVVLGAHSLNEPEDSKQTFDIVQVFSHPAFSISNYDNDIALVKVSRPIVASDAVKSLKFQRDSAADPDTDQEVNTAGWGSLNNLGSRPDKLQELVIAVMNRVRCGRSDYYGRKFTNNMLCAASTRSDTCDGDSGGPLLYNGVAVGITSNGGKKCGSSKKPGLYTTISHYSQWIDRTMTQ